From a region of the Streptomyces sp. NBC_01454 genome:
- a CDS encoding SDR family NAD(P)-dependent oxidoreductase, whose product MTTALITGATAGIGAAFARRLASDGHSVVLVARDEKRLHEQATELHDRHGIEAEVLSADLATEEGIAAVEARLSDTRHPVDLLVNNAGFGNKGEYLEVPMADELTMLKVHCEAVLRLTTAGVRGMRDRRRGAVVNVASVAAFVPRGTYGASKAWVVQFTQGAARDLAGSGVRLMALCPGFVRTEFHERAGMGTDNIPGWMWLDADKLVDAAMKDLTRGKSLSIPDPRYKALMGAVKLAPRGVLGGVTSRTGRKFGPR is encoded by the coding sequence ATGACGACTGCACTGATCACAGGAGCCACGGCGGGCATCGGGGCGGCGTTCGCCCGACGGCTCGCGAGCGACGGCCACAGCGTGGTGCTGGTGGCCCGTGACGAAAAGCGACTGCACGAGCAGGCCACCGAGTTGCACGACCGGCACGGCATCGAGGCGGAGGTGCTGAGCGCCGACCTGGCCACCGAGGAGGGCATCGCGGCCGTCGAGGCACGGCTCTCGGACACCAGGCACCCGGTGGATCTGCTGGTGAACAATGCCGGCTTCGGCAACAAGGGCGAATACCTCGAAGTCCCGATGGCCGACGAGCTGACGATGCTGAAGGTGCACTGCGAGGCCGTACTGCGGCTGACCACGGCCGGGGTGCGCGGGATGCGGGACCGCCGGCGGGGCGCGGTGGTCAATGTGGCGTCGGTGGCGGCGTTCGTACCGCGCGGCACCTATGGCGCGAGCAAGGCGTGGGTCGTGCAGTTCACCCAGGGCGCCGCGCGGGATCTGGCGGGCAGCGGGGTGCGGCTGATGGCGCTGTGCCCCGGGTTCGTACGAACCGAGTTCCATGAGCGGGCCGGGATGGGGACGGACAACATCCCCGGATGGATGTGGCTGGACGCGGACAAGCTCGTCGATGCCGCGATGAAGGACCTGACGCGGGGGAAGTCGCTGTCCATTCCGGATCCCCGGTACAAGGCGCTGATGGGCGCGGTGAAGCTGGCGCCCCGTGGGGTGCTGGGTGGGGTCACCTCGCGTACGGGCCGGAAGTTCGGGCCGCGCTGA
- a CDS encoding MOSC domain-containing protein, with protein sequence MKLLTVNVGRPAPSGHTDAVGGTGIDKRPVDGPVAVTAPGPKGTGGSGLAGDAVVDLRHHGGDDQAVYAYSREDLDDWERELGRELANGSFGENLTTAGVEVTGALIGERWRVGPRLLLEVSCPRIPCRTFQGWLGEHGWLKRFTQAAVPGAYLRVIEPGEIRAGDAVELVHRPAHEVSIQLMFQALTLRRELLPRLLEAGGALPEEARRRAVAYGERRSG encoded by the coding sequence ATGAAGCTGCTGACCGTGAATGTGGGGCGGCCCGCACCCTCCGGGCACACCGACGCGGTGGGTGGCACGGGTATCGACAAGCGGCCCGTGGACGGCCCGGTGGCGGTGACCGCCCCGGGACCCAAGGGCACCGGCGGCAGCGGGCTGGCCGGTGACGCGGTGGTCGACCTGCGCCATCACGGCGGCGACGACCAGGCCGTTTACGCCTACTCCCGGGAGGATCTGGACGACTGGGAGCGGGAGCTGGGCCGCGAGCTGGCCAACGGGTCGTTCGGCGAGAACCTCACCACGGCAGGGGTGGAGGTCACCGGAGCGCTGATCGGTGAGCGCTGGCGGGTCGGTCCGCGGCTGCTGCTGGAGGTGAGCTGTCCGCGCATTCCCTGCCGGACGTTCCAGGGGTGGCTGGGCGAGCACGGCTGGCTGAAGCGGTTCACCCAGGCTGCGGTGCCCGGTGCGTATCTGCGGGTGATCGAGCCGGGCGAGATCCGCGCCGGGGACGCCGTCGAGCTGGTGCACCGCCCGGCGCACGAGGTGAGCATCCAGCTGATGTTCCAGGCCCTGACCCTGCGTCGGGAGTTGCTGCCGCGGCTGCTGGAGGCGGGTGGGGCGCTCCCGGAGGAGGCGCGGCGGCGGGCGGTGGCGTACGGGGAGCGACGGAGCGGCTGA